A stretch of DNA from Roseovarius faecimaris:
ACGCTATTATCGTCCCGCGGACATGCAGCTTCTGGGGGGAATCAAGCGGCTTCTGCACGAAGACGGCATGACCATCAAAGGTGTGCAGAAGATTTTGCGCGAAAACGGCGTCAAACATGTGGCGAACCTGTCGCAGCCGCTGGACGAAGTGACCGAGATCGAAGCCAGTGAAATGGCCGTGGATGTCGCCCCGATCGATGTCCCCCCAAGCACCGCCGAGGTGGTCAGCTTCCGAAGCGAAGAGGCGAAACCGGTCAAGACCCCGGCAAAGCCCGCCCCCCCGGCCGAGCCCGAAGTGACCGCCGCCCCTGCGCCCGAGCCTGAAACGGCGGCAGAACCCGACACAGCCGACACCGACGAGGTCAGCCCCTCCGAGCCGCCGGCGGCAGAACCCGCGAGCCCGCCGGTCATGCCCAGCTTTCTGCAACGGCACAAGGAGGCGGCCGCACAGACAGAAAGCGCAGCAGAGGCCACGCAGGACGCCCCCGCCCCCGAGCCGCCCGCGATCACCGCCCCCGACATTCCCGAAGACCCGGGCGATGACACCCCCGCCGAGCCCGGACCGCTCAGCACCCTGGCCTTGCTTGACGGCTCGGTCGACCCTGACGCCCTCGCGCGGATGCAAGAGCTGACCGAACAGCTTGGCTCGGGCCCAGGGTGAGGTCGAAAAGTTGCCCCAAGCCCCTTGCCCCCGCTCAGAAAAGCGGTATGTAGGCGCTATCGTCGGGCTATGGCGCAGCCTGGTAGCGCGTCCGTCTGGGGGACGGAAGGTCGCAGGTTCAAGTCCTGCTAGCCCGACCATATCAAAAACCGCCCGCCCGGGCTCTCGGGCGGGCGTTTTGCGTAAGAGGACAGGCATATGACCAGCGGCGTCTTATCCGACCGTCAGATCCGGGATATGATCGCCCAAGGCGGGATCGGGGCCGCCTCGCCCATCCTCAATGACCAGATACAGCCTGCCTCGCTCGATCTGCGCCTGGGCGATGTGGCGCATCGCGTGCGCGCCTCCTTCCTGCCCGGGAAATCCTCCACCGTCTCCGAACGGCTCGGGGATCTGACCATGCACGAGGTGCCGCTCACCGGCGGCGCCGTGCTGGAAAAGGGCTGTGTCTATGTCG
This window harbors:
- a CDS encoding MerR family transcriptional regulator is translated as MAKSADAFRTISEVAEWLETPAHVLRFWESKFSQVKPVKRAGGRRYYRPADMQLLGGIKRLLHEDGMTIKGVQKILRENGVKHVANLSQPLDEVTEIEASEMAVDVAPIDVPPSTAEVVSFRSEEAKPVKTPAKPAPPAEPEVTAAPAPEPETAAEPDTADTDEVSPSEPPAAEPASPPVMPSFLQRHKEAAAQTESAAEATQDAPAPEPPAITAPDIPEDPGDDTPAEPGPLSTLALLDGSVDPDALARMQELTEQLGSGPG